A single Clavibacter nebraskensis NCPPB 2581 DNA region contains:
- a CDS encoding peptidylprolyl isomerase, producing the protein MSAHTHVATMTTNHGTIVLNLFGSHAPQTVENFVGLATGEKEWTHPQTGKKSTDPLYDGVVFHRIIKDFMLQGGDPLGQGTGGPGYQFDDEISRDLDFSKPYILAMANAGTQGGRGTNGSQFFITTAPTTWLQGKHTIFGEVADDASKKVVDALNAVPTDGRDRPREDVVIESVTVEKV; encoded by the coding sequence ATGTCTGCGCACACTCACGTCGCCACCATGACGACCAACCACGGCACCATCGTCCTCAACCTCTTCGGGTCCCACGCACCCCAGACCGTCGAGAACTTCGTCGGCCTCGCCACGGGCGAGAAGGAGTGGACCCACCCCCAGACCGGCAAGAAGTCGACCGACCCGCTCTACGACGGCGTCGTCTTCCACCGCATCATCAAGGACTTCATGCTTCAGGGCGGCGACCCGCTCGGCCAGGGCACCGGCGGCCCCGGCTACCAGTTCGACGACGAGATCAGCCGCGACCTCGACTTCTCCAAGCCCTACATCCTCGCCATGGCGAACGCGGGCACCCAGGGCGGCCGCGGCACGAACGGCTCGCAGTTCTTCATCACCACGGCGCCCACCACGTGGCTCCAGGGCAAGCACACGATCTTCGGCGAGGTCGCCGACGACGCGTCCAAGAAGGTCGTCGACGCGCTCAACGCCGTCCCGACCGACGGCCGCGACCGTCCCCGCGAGGACGTCGTGATCGAGAGCGTCACCGTCGAGAAGGTCTGA
- a CDS encoding rhomboid family intramembrane serine protease produces MTDSPRTAADRCYRHPDRQSFVLCQRCGRTICPECQTPAAVGVICPEDMKEQRRTAPRSRASFVTRMTRSSAPVVTYGIMAVCAVVWILQVLPVVGGYVTTSLWFAPVYGSFASGDYEPWRMLTSAFTHSPSSILHIVFNMLSVFVFGRVLEPMLGRVRFLALFLISALGGSLAVEVIGSAMGEPLQAVVGASGAIFGLMGGYFVLARKLGGNVGPLLGIIAINLLLGFVVQGVSWQAHVGGLVTGALVALVLLRTRDGRQRGAQIGSLAGLAAAILVAAAVFPVTL; encoded by the coding sequence ATGACCGACTCACCCCGTACGGCGGCCGACCGCTGCTACCGGCACCCCGACCGGCAGAGCTTCGTGCTGTGCCAGCGATGCGGGCGGACCATCTGCCCCGAGTGCCAGACGCCGGCCGCCGTCGGGGTGATCTGCCCGGAGGACATGAAGGAGCAGCGTCGCACCGCTCCCCGCTCCCGGGCCTCGTTCGTCACGCGGATGACGCGGAGCTCCGCGCCCGTCGTGACGTACGGGATCATGGCGGTCTGCGCCGTTGTGTGGATCCTGCAGGTTCTGCCCGTCGTCGGCGGCTACGTCACCACGTCCCTGTGGTTCGCGCCCGTCTACGGCAGCTTCGCCTCCGGTGACTACGAGCCGTGGCGGATGCTCACCAGCGCGTTCACGCACTCGCCGTCGAGCATCCTGCACATCGTCTTCAACATGCTGTCGGTCTTCGTCTTCGGCCGCGTCCTCGAGCCGATGCTCGGACGTGTCCGCTTCCTGGCCCTCTTCCTGATCTCCGCGCTCGGCGGCTCGCTCGCGGTGGAGGTCATCGGCTCGGCGATGGGGGAGCCCCTGCAGGCCGTCGTCGGTGCCTCAGGCGCGATCTTCGGCCTCATGGGCGGCTACTTCGTGCTCGCGCGGAAGCTCGGCGGGAACGTCGGCCCGCTCCTCGGCATCATCGCGATCAACCTCCTGCTCGGCTTCGTCGTGCAGGGCGTCTCCTGGCAGGCCCACGTCGGCGGGCTCGTGACGGGCGCGCTCGTGGCGCTCGTGCTCCTGCGGACGCGGGACGGCCGTCAGCGCGGCGCGCAGATCGGCTCGCTCGCGGGCCTCGCGGCGGCGATCCTCGTGGCGGCCGCCGTCTTCCCCGTCACGCTCTGA
- a CDS encoding cell division protein CrgA: MARDKTTRPSRQERVRDEDAPNPVWFKPIMFGFMLVGLAWLIVYYVSLNAFPIPDLGVGNILIGFGLILVGFLMTTRWR, from the coding sequence ATGGCCCGCGACAAGACGACGAGACCCTCCCGCCAGGAACGCGTGCGCGACGAGGACGCCCCGAACCCCGTGTGGTTCAAGCCCATCATGTTCGGCTTCATGCTCGTCGGGCTCGCATGGCTCATCGTGTACTACGTGAGCCTCAACGCGTTCCCCATCCCCGACCTCGGCGTCGGCAACATCCTCATCGGCTTCGGCCTCATCCTGGTCGGCTTCCTCATGACCACCAGGTGGCGCTGA
- a CDS encoding class E sortase yields MSAPGPAPSRRATRRRGRRGDALLGTVGVLGELLLTAGVLIMLFLGWQLWFNDIVVSSGQRDQALENSRSWATAAPEAAATPDPAASPAAPGEPVITTAPTTDATDFGNIYIPRFGPDYVVPVATGVGLSSVLNHGKIGHYRETQMPGEVGNFAVAAHRTSYGKPFNQITDLRVGDAIVVETQDGWYTYRFRTLEYVKPTGVDVLDEVPQAPDAQPGDRILTMTSCNPLFSAAERVIAYSVFESWQPRSDAATPAALAGTSFAKAG; encoded by the coding sequence ATGAGCGCTCCAGGTCCCGCCCCCTCCCGCCGCGCGACGCGGCGCCGTGGTAGACGGGGGGATGCGCTGCTCGGCACGGTCGGGGTCCTCGGCGAGCTGCTCCTCACGGCCGGCGTGCTCATCATGCTGTTCCTGGGATGGCAGCTGTGGTTCAACGACATCGTCGTCAGCAGCGGCCAGCGCGACCAGGCGCTGGAGAACAGCCGGAGCTGGGCCACGGCGGCGCCGGAAGCGGCGGCTACTCCCGACCCGGCCGCCTCGCCCGCGGCACCGGGGGAGCCCGTCATCACCACAGCGCCCACGACCGACGCCACCGACTTCGGCAACATCTACATCCCGCGCTTCGGGCCCGACTACGTGGTGCCGGTCGCGACGGGGGTCGGCCTCTCGAGCGTGCTCAACCACGGCAAGATCGGCCACTACCGCGAGACCCAGATGCCCGGTGAGGTCGGCAACTTCGCCGTCGCGGCGCACCGCACCAGCTACGGCAAGCCCTTCAACCAGATCACCGACCTGCGGGTGGGCGACGCCATCGTGGTCGAGACACAGGACGGCTGGTACACCTACCGCTTCCGTACACTCGAGTACGTGAAGCCCACCGGAGTCGACGTGCTCGACGAGGTGCCCCAGGCACCGGACGCGCAGCCCGGGGACCGCATCCTCACGATGACGAGCTGCAACCCGCTCTTCTCCGCCGCCGAGCGCGTCATCGCCTACAGCGTCTTCGAGTCCTGGCAGCCGCGGTCGGATGCGGCCACGCCCGCGGCGCTGGCCGGCACGTCCTTCGCGAAGGCGGGCTGA
- a CDS encoding anthranilate synthase component II — MTRVLVIDNYDSFVYTLNGYLQQLGAETVVMRNDDHADADMAGVISEYDAVLVSPGPGKPSEAGVSIPTVTAALGSGTPLLGVCLGHQAIAEAFGATVTNAEELMHGKTSLVTHDDGDFYLGVPQPFTATRYHSLAVVDGTVPSDLLVTSRTEGGVIMSLRHEAAPIVGVQFHPESVLTEGGYRMLGNWLEGAGLVGARDTASRLSPLVHVA; from the coding sequence GTGACACGCGTCCTCGTCATCGACAACTACGACAGCTTCGTCTACACGCTCAACGGCTACCTGCAGCAGCTGGGCGCTGAGACCGTGGTGATGCGCAACGACGACCACGCCGACGCCGACATGGCCGGGGTCATCTCCGAGTACGATGCGGTGCTGGTGTCCCCGGGGCCGGGCAAGCCCTCGGAGGCCGGCGTCTCGATCCCCACGGTGACCGCCGCCCTCGGGTCGGGCACGCCGCTGCTCGGGGTCTGCCTCGGGCACCAGGCGATCGCCGAGGCCTTCGGCGCCACGGTCACCAACGCCGAGGAGCTCATGCACGGCAAGACCTCGCTGGTCACGCACGACGACGGGGACTTCTACCTCGGCGTCCCGCAGCCGTTCACGGCCACGCGGTACCACTCGCTGGCCGTCGTCGACGGGACGGTGCCGTCCGACCTGCTGGTCACGTCCCGCACCGAGGGCGGCGTCATCATGAGCCTGCGTCACGAGGCGGCGCCCATCGTCGGCGTGCAGTTCCACCCGGAGTCGGTCCTGACCGAGGGCGGTTACCGCATGCTCGGCAACTGGTTGGAGGGCGCCGGGCTCGTCGGTGCTCGCGACACCGCATCGCGGCTGTCCCCGCTCGTCCACGTGGCCTGA
- the pknB gene encoding Stk1 family PASTA domain-containing Ser/Thr kinase, whose translation MTDTRVLGGRYEVGALLGRGGMADVFEGVDSRLGRRIAVKVLRRGLAEDPAFRSRFRQEAQAAARMSHPTIVRVFDAGEDVVTDQDGASHTVPFIVMERVEGRLLKDVITDGPLEPAEAVRVMGQVLTALEYSHRAGVVHRDVKPGNIMVTPTGQVKVMDFGIARAVSDTSATIAQTTAILGTARYFSPEQAKGESVDARTDLYSAGVVLFEMLTGQAPFRADTAVAVAYQHVSETPVAPSTVQDAVSPQLDQVVLQAMAKDRYARFQTAGDFRTDLDRAAAGTLAPREAPTNDVGATLFGAPAGPSSSQQALRQLGVDDDRTVRTQSRPPVPWIWAGVTVVVVILIAVVIWVTSLSSIAPPDISPTVPDVTGSTYSSAAAALEEADLVPLEREEVSTSVAEGIVLRTNPDPGENVAAKTEIDVFVSSGPPEVQVPNVMNMDEGTATANLESAGLKVGEVVRQSSPTVPDGVVMQTDPASSQQVDKGSAVKLILSNGKVALPDVLGQPLVDAQKLLEASDLTVTTRRDPSCGRADGSPVSQQSVPPGDVAQRSTVSLTYCTGAVRSTSAPSTPAPAPTQG comes from the coding sequence GTGACCGACACCCGTGTGCTGGGCGGCCGCTACGAGGTCGGGGCGCTGCTGGGTCGCGGGGGCATGGCCGACGTCTTCGAGGGAGTCGACTCCCGTCTCGGTCGCCGGATCGCCGTCAAGGTCCTCCGTCGCGGCCTCGCCGAGGATCCCGCCTTCCGCAGCCGCTTCCGCCAGGAGGCCCAAGCGGCTGCGCGCATGTCGCACCCCACCATCGTGCGCGTCTTCGACGCGGGCGAGGACGTCGTCACCGACCAGGACGGCGCGTCGCACACGGTCCCCTTCATCGTCATGGAGCGGGTCGAGGGCCGCCTCCTCAAGGACGTCATCACCGACGGGCCGCTCGAGCCTGCCGAGGCCGTCCGCGTCATGGGCCAGGTGCTCACCGCGCTCGAGTACTCGCACCGCGCGGGGGTCGTCCACCGCGACGTCAAGCCCGGCAACATCATGGTCACGCCCACCGGCCAGGTGAAGGTCATGGACTTCGGCATCGCGCGCGCCGTGTCCGACACCTCCGCAACCATCGCGCAGACCACCGCCATCCTCGGCACCGCCCGCTACTTCTCCCCCGAGCAGGCCAAGGGCGAGTCGGTGGACGCGCGCACCGACCTCTACTCCGCCGGCGTGGTCCTCTTCGAGATGCTCACCGGCCAGGCCCCGTTCCGCGCCGACACGGCGGTCGCCGTCGCGTACCAGCACGTCAGCGAGACGCCCGTCGCCCCGAGCACCGTCCAGGACGCCGTCTCGCCGCAGCTCGACCAGGTCGTCCTGCAGGCGATGGCGAAGGACCGCTACGCCCGCTTCCAGACGGCGGGCGACTTCCGCACCGACCTCGATCGCGCCGCCGCGGGCACGCTCGCTCCCCGCGAGGCGCCGACCAACGACGTGGGAGCCACGCTCTTCGGCGCCCCCGCCGGCCCCTCCTCCTCGCAGCAGGCGCTCCGCCAGCTCGGCGTCGACGACGACCGCACCGTCCGCACCCAGAGCCGCCCGCCGGTCCCCTGGATCTGGGCCGGCGTCACCGTGGTCGTCGTGATCCTCATCGCCGTCGTCATCTGGGTCACCAGCCTCAGCTCCATCGCGCCGCCCGACATCAGCCCCACCGTCCCGGACGTCACGGGTTCCACGTACTCGAGCGCGGCGGCGGCCCTCGAGGAGGCCGACCTCGTCCCCCTCGAACGCGAGGAGGTCAGCACCTCGGTCGCCGAGGGCATCGTGCTGCGCACCAACCCAGACCCGGGCGAGAACGTCGCCGCCAAGACCGAGATCGACGTGTTCGTGTCCTCGGGCCCGCCCGAGGTCCAGGTCCCGAACGTCATGAACATGGACGAGGGCACCGCCACCGCCAACCTCGAGTCCGCGGGGCTCAAGGTGGGCGAGGTGGTACGCCAGTCGTCGCCGACGGTCCCCGATGGCGTGGTCATGCAGACGGACCCGGCATCCTCCCAGCAGGTCGACAAGGGTTCCGCGGTGAAGCTGATCCTGTCCAACGGCAAGGTCGCCCTGCCGGACGTCCTCGGCCAGCCGCTCGTGGATGCGCAGAAGCTCCTCGAGGCATCGGATCTGACCGTCACGACCCGCCGCGACCCGTCCTGCGGCCGAGCCGACGGATCACCGGTCAGCCAGCAGTCGGTGCCGCCGGGGGACGTCGCCCAGCGCTCCACCGTCTCCCTCACCTACTGCACGGGCGCGGTCCGCAGCACGTCGGCACCGTCCACTCCGGCCCCGGCTCCCACGCAGGGCTGA
- a CDS encoding protein kinase domain-containing protein, translating into MRPTSGLTFGGRYQLGDRIAIGGMGEVWEATDLVIGRKVAIKILKDEYLGDPGFLERFRAEARHAALVNHEGIANVFDYGEEDGSAFLVMELVPGEALSTILERERVLSTDKVLDIIAQTALALHAAHQAGLVHRDIKPGNLLITPDGRVKITDFGIARIADQVPLTATGQVMGTVQYLSPEQASGHPASPSTDVYSMGIVAYECLAGRRPFTGESQVAIAMAQINELPPELPVTVAEPVRNLVMSCIAKKPADRPQSASHLARAAQALRRGDVATATIAVAAVAGAAALADPGTPTQATQLMPSGRRAADTSATTVLSSSGSRAGTPDPFLLDHEDDEEPEEPRARKRAIWIFVGVAILVVAAIVAGLLAYFASQRDDAPAPAPTATSASPSPSASPSPTPTPSPTASTVDVNRDDYIGRDQKTVTQELTALGLKVTVITGSAAPSGEEEGRVTAITPTGTVAKGATIQITAYGPPTLPTAAPGTPTVTPTDVRAGQTVDISWPAYSCPAGQTLNGYQIQADSVSQGATGTWGGSTNPTNAQTTSGEIKVGTNPGTFTVKYLAICGTNESPYSSTVTVTVEAAPGGTGGGTGGTGGGTGGTGGGNGGTTGMAPTPAPGSTDERSLVSSSHRNA; encoded by the coding sequence ATGAGACCCACGAGCGGACTGACCTTCGGAGGGCGTTACCAGCTGGGCGATCGCATCGCCATCGGCGGCATGGGCGAGGTGTGGGAGGCCACCGACCTCGTCATCGGGCGCAAGGTCGCGATCAAGATCCTCAAGGACGAGTACCTCGGCGACCCCGGGTTCCTCGAGCGCTTCCGCGCCGAGGCCCGCCACGCCGCGCTCGTCAACCACGAGGGCATCGCGAACGTCTTCGACTACGGCGAGGAGGACGGCAGCGCCTTCCTCGTGATGGAGCTCGTGCCCGGCGAGGCGCTCTCCACCATCCTCGAGCGCGAGCGCGTGCTGTCCACCGACAAGGTGCTCGACATCATCGCCCAGACCGCGCTGGCGCTCCACGCCGCGCACCAGGCCGGGCTCGTCCACCGCGACATCAAGCCGGGCAACCTGCTCATCACGCCCGACGGCCGCGTGAAGATCACCGACTTCGGCATCGCGCGCATCGCCGACCAGGTGCCCCTCACCGCCACGGGCCAGGTCATGGGCACGGTCCAGTACCTGTCCCCCGAGCAGGCGAGCGGGCACCCGGCGTCGCCGTCCACCGACGTCTACTCGATGGGCATCGTCGCGTACGAGTGCCTGGCGGGCCGCCGCCCCTTCACGGGCGAGTCGCAGGTCGCGATCGCCATGGCGCAGATCAACGAGCTGCCGCCCGAGCTGCCGGTCACCGTCGCCGAGCCCGTGCGCAACCTCGTGATGTCGTGCATCGCGAAGAAGCCGGCCGATCGCCCGCAGAGCGCCTCTCACCTCGCGCGCGCCGCGCAGGCGCTCCGCCGCGGCGACGTCGCCACGGCGACCATCGCGGTCGCGGCCGTCGCGGGTGCCGCCGCGCTGGCGGACCCGGGCACGCCCACGCAGGCCACGCAGCTCATGCCGTCCGGCCGTCGCGCCGCCGACACGAGCGCGACCACGGTCCTGTCCTCCTCCGGGTCGCGCGCCGGCACGCCGGATCCCTTCCTCCTCGACCACGAGGACGACGAGGAGCCCGAGGAGCCGCGCGCCCGCAAGCGCGCCATCTGGATCTTCGTGGGCGTGGCGATCCTCGTGGTGGCAGCCATCGTCGCCGGCCTCCTCGCGTACTTCGCGAGCCAGCGCGACGACGCCCCGGCCCCGGCCCCCACGGCCACCAGCGCGTCTCCCTCACCGAGCGCGTCACCCTCGCCGACCCCTACGCCGTCACCCACCGCGAGCACGGTGGACGTCAACCGCGACGACTACATCGGCCGCGACCAGAAGACGGTCACGCAGGAGCTCACCGCCCTCGGCCTCAAGGTCACCGTCATCACGGGCAGCGCCGCACCGTCCGGCGAGGAGGAGGGCCGCGTCACGGCGATCACCCCCACCGGCACGGTCGCGAAGGGCGCCACCATCCAGATCACGGCGTACGGTCCGCCCACGCTGCCCACCGCCGCGCCCGGCACGCCGACCGTCACCCCGACCGACGTCCGCGCCGGCCAGACGGTGGACATCTCCTGGCCCGCGTACTCCTGCCCCGCCGGCCAGACGCTCAACGGCTACCAGATCCAGGCGGACTCCGTCTCGCAGGGCGCCACCGGCACCTGGGGCGGTAGCACGAACCCGACGAACGCGCAGACCACGTCGGGCGAGATCAAGGTGGGCACGAACCCGGGCACGTTCACCGTCAAGTACCTCGCCATCTGCGGCACCAACGAGTCGCCGTACAGCAGCACGGTCACCGTCACCGTCGAGGCCGCCCCGGGCGGAACCGGCGGAGGAACGGGCGGCACCGGTGGAGGCACCGGCGGCACCGGCGGCGGCAACGGCGGCACGACCGGCATGGCGCCGACCCCCGCCCCGGGTAGCACGGACGAGCGCTCGCTCGTCTCCAGCTCGCACCGGAACGCCTGA
- a CDS encoding peptidoglycan D,D-transpeptidase FtsI family protein, whose product MNRELKRVSVFVLAMFVALFVAASVIQVVSAPTLQADPRNSRTIIASYSAERGSILVDGTPIASSVPVDDRYKFLRTYAQPDLYSAVTGYYTLGQGSTGLEDSMNDVLSGTSGTQFFDSLTRTFTGQDPKGASVELTIDPKVQQAAYDALGSLQGSVVAIEPKTGRILAMVSKPGYDPNTLASHDRAAVQQSYSSLLKDPANPLIDRAVNSLNPPGSTFKLITAAAAIESGQYTPDSLLPNPPTFTLPGTGTVITNAGEGACGPEAEVSIATALRLSCNIPFAQLGIALGSERIAAMADAFGYGKSIDVPMASAKSVFSPDLDDAQTAQSAFGQLDVRATPLQTAMVTAGIANGGEVMKPSVVDSVLNPDLSELSGFSPSRFADPISKETADTMTRMMIDDVQSGVASNARISGVDVAGKTGTAQNGSDDPYTLWFTGFAPAADPQVAVAVLVEDGGGRGRSGSGNTLAAPVAKKVIEAVLDR is encoded by the coding sequence GTGAACCGCGAGCTCAAGCGCGTCTCCGTGTTCGTCCTGGCCATGTTCGTGGCCCTGTTCGTCGCGGCGTCGGTCATCCAGGTCGTCTCCGCGCCGACCCTCCAGGCGGATCCGCGCAACAGCCGCACCATCATCGCGAGCTACTCGGCCGAGCGCGGCTCGATCCTCGTCGACGGCACGCCCATCGCCTCCTCGGTGCCGGTCGACGACCGCTACAAGTTCCTCCGCACCTACGCGCAGCCCGACCTCTACAGCGCGGTCACCGGCTACTACACGCTCGGCCAGGGATCCACGGGCCTCGAGGACTCCATGAACGACGTCCTCAGCGGCACGAGCGGCACGCAGTTCTTCGACAGCCTCACGCGCACCTTCACCGGGCAGGACCCGAAGGGCGCGTCGGTCGAGCTCACGATCGACCCGAAGGTGCAGCAGGCGGCGTACGACGCGCTCGGGTCGCTGCAGGGCTCCGTGGTCGCGATCGAGCCGAAGACCGGCCGCATCCTCGCGATGGTGTCCAAGCCCGGCTACGACCCGAACACGCTGGCGTCGCACGACCGCGCGGCCGTGCAGCAGAGCTACTCGTCGCTCCTGAAGGACCCGGCGAACCCGCTCATCGACCGCGCGGTGAACAGCCTCAACCCGCCCGGATCCACGTTCAAGCTCATCACCGCGGCCGCCGCCATCGAGTCGGGCCAGTACACGCCCGACTCGCTGCTGCCCAACCCGCCGACCTTCACGCTGCCCGGCACCGGCACGGTCATCACCAACGCCGGCGAAGGGGCGTGCGGACCCGAGGCGGAGGTCAGCATCGCGACCGCGCTGCGCCTCAGCTGCAACATCCCGTTCGCGCAGCTCGGCATCGCGCTCGGATCCGAGCGGATCGCGGCCATGGCCGACGCCTTCGGATACGGGAAGTCGATAGACGTGCCCATGGCCAGCGCCAAGAGCGTCTTCTCCCCCGACCTCGACGACGCCCAGACCGCGCAGTCCGCGTTCGGGCAGCTCGACGTGCGCGCCACCCCGCTGCAGACCGCCATGGTCACGGCCGGCATCGCGAACGGCGGCGAGGTCATGAAGCCCAGCGTCGTCGACAGCGTCCTCAACCCCGACCTGAGCGAGCTCTCCGGCTTCTCCCCCAGCCGCTTCGCCGACCCGATCTCGAAGGAGACCGCCGACACCATGACCCGGATGATGATCGACGACGTCCAGAGCGGCGTCGCGTCGAATGCGAGAATCAGTGGCGTCGACGTGGCCGGCAAGACGGGCACCGCCCAGAACGGCAGCGACGACCCGTACACGCTGTGGTTCACCGGCTTCGCGCCGGCGGCGGACCCGCAGGTGGCGGTCGCGGTCCTGGTCGAGGACGGCGGCGGACGAGGACGATCGGGCTCGGGGAACACCCTCGCCGCCCCCGTGGCGAAGAAAGTGATTGAGGCGGTGCTGGACAGATGA
- a CDS encoding FtsW/RodA/SpoVE family cell cycle protein, translating into MGSAGVADAVTRPRERAPRIPRIRVPRRLRDLELALVVLASVINGGALYLVQLGVLGAFDQSFFIPATGLAVLVLGMHVALRWLAPDADPFILPIATVLNGLGIAAIYRLDLAGGLSGWDSVAVRQIVWSGLAIVCGLAVIVLLKNHRVLQRYRYIAMFVGLILLLLPMLPVIGQNINGARVWIHIGGFSFQPGEIAKICLAVFFAGYLVTARDSLSMVGVKVLGMRFPRVRDLGPILLVWAVSMSVLVFQRDLGTSLLYFGLFIVMTYVSTGRIGWVVLGLVLFLGGAYGASTLGYVGGRVDAWLSPFDPAVYDANGGSYQLVTGLFGMADGGLFGRGLGEGMPNLTPLANSDFIFASLGEELGLTGVFAILALYLLLVSRGFRIGFAGQDDFGKLLGIGLSFVIALQVFIVIGGVTRVIPLTGLTTPFMAAGGSSLLANWIIAALLLRLSDTVRNQPRLVVES; encoded by the coding sequence GTGGGTAGCGCCGGCGTGGCTGACGCCGTGACGCGCCCTCGCGAGCGCGCGCCCAGGATCCCGCGCATCCGCGTGCCCCGACGCCTCAGGGACCTCGAGCTCGCGCTGGTCGTGCTGGCCTCCGTCATCAACGGCGGCGCCCTGTACCTCGTGCAGCTCGGCGTGCTCGGCGCGTTCGACCAGAGCTTCTTCATCCCCGCCACCGGCCTCGCGGTCCTCGTGCTCGGCATGCACGTGGCGCTGCGCTGGCTCGCGCCCGACGCGGATCCGTTCATCCTCCCCATCGCGACCGTGCTCAACGGCCTCGGGATCGCGGCCATATACCGGCTCGACCTCGCCGGCGGGCTCTCGGGCTGGGACAGCGTGGCCGTGCGGCAGATCGTCTGGTCGGGCCTCGCCATCGTGTGCGGGCTCGCGGTCATCGTGCTGCTGAAGAACCACCGCGTGCTGCAGCGCTACCGCTACATCGCCATGTTCGTCGGCCTGATCCTGCTGCTCCTGCCGATGCTCCCGGTCATCGGCCAGAACATCAACGGCGCCCGCGTCTGGATCCACATCGGCGGCTTCTCGTTCCAGCCCGGCGAGATCGCGAAGATCTGCCTGGCGGTCTTCTTCGCCGGCTACCTCGTCACCGCGCGCGACAGCCTGTCGATGGTGGGCGTCAAGGTGCTGGGGATGCGCTTCCCGCGCGTCCGCGACCTCGGCCCGATCCTCCTGGTCTGGGCCGTGTCGATGAGCGTGCTCGTCTTCCAGCGCGACCTCGGCACCTCGCTCCTCTACTTCGGCCTCTTCATCGTCATGACGTACGTGAGCACGGGCCGCATCGGCTGGGTCGTCCTCGGCCTCGTCCTGTTCCTCGGCGGCGCGTACGGCGCGAGCACGCTCGGCTACGTCGGCGGCCGCGTCGACGCCTGGCTCAGCCCGTTCGACCCGGCCGTCTACGACGCCAACGGCGGCAGCTACCAGCTCGTGACGGGCCTGTTCGGCATGGCCGACGGCGGCCTTTTCGGGCGCGGGCTCGGCGAGGGCATGCCCAACCTCACGCCGCTCGCCAACAGCGACTTCATCTTCGCGAGCCTCGGCGAGGAGCTCGGCCTCACGGGCGTCTTCGCGATCCTCGCCCTCTACCTGCTGCTCGTCTCGCGCGGCTTCCGCATCGGCTTCGCCGGGCAGGACGACTTCGGCAAGCTGCTCGGCATCGGGCTGTCGTTCGTCATCGCGCTGCAGGTCTTCATCGTCATCGGCGGCGTCACCCGCGTCATCCCGCTCACGGGTCTCACGACGCCGTTCATGGCGGCGGGCGGATCCTCGCTGCTGGCCAACTGGATCATCGCGGCCCTGCTCCTCCGCCTCTCCGACACCGTCCGCAACCAGCCCCGATTGGTGGTCGAGTCGTGA